In a genomic window of Salminus brasiliensis chromosome 12, fSalBra1.hap2, whole genome shotgun sequence:
- the LOC140574334 gene encoding histone H2B produces MPEPAKSAPKKGSKKAVTKTAGKGGKKRRKSRKESYAIYVYKVLKQVHPDTGISSKAMGIMNSFVNDIFERIAGESSRLAHYNKRSTITSREIQTAVRLLLPGELAKHAVSEGTKAVTKYTSSK; encoded by the coding sequence ATGCCTGAGCCAGCCAAGTCCGCCCCGAAGAAGGGATCTAAGAAAGCCGTGACCAAGACGGCCGGGAAAGGAGGCAAGaagcgcagaaagtccaggaaggAAAGCTATGCTATCTACGTGTataaggtgctgaagcaggtccaCCCAGACACTGGTATCTCCTCCAAAGCGATGGGCATCATGAACTCGTTCGTGAACGACATCTTCGAGCGTATCGCCGGTGAGTCTTCTCGTTTGGCTCACTACAACAAGCGTTCTACTATCACCTCCAGGGAGATCCAGACCGCTGTGCGTCTGCTACTTCCCGGTGAGTTGGCCAAGCACGCCGTGTCCGAGGGCACAAAAGCCGTGACCAAGTACACCAGCTCCAAGTAA
- the LOC140574452 gene encoding histone H4, with the protein MSGRGKGGKGLGKGGAKRHRKVLRDNIQGITKPAIRRLARRGGVKRISGLIYEETRGVLKVFLENVIRDAVTYTEHAKRKTVTAMDVVYALKRQGRTLYGFGG; encoded by the coding sequence atgTCTGGCAGAGGCAAGGGAGGCAAAGGCCTTGGAAAAGGAGGCGCCAAGCGTCATCGTAAAGTGCTTCGcgataacatccagggtatcacTAAGCCGGCTATTCGTCGTCTGGCTCGTCGTGGTGGCGTCAAGCGTATCTCCGGTCTGATCTACGAGGAGACCCGCGGTGTGCTCAAAGTGTTCCTGGAGAACGTGATCAGGGACGCAGTCACGTACACCGAGCATGCTAAAAGAAAGACCGTCACCGCTATGGATGTGGTGTACGCCCTGAAGCGCCAGGGACGCACTCTATACGGCTTCGGAGGTTAA